One stretch of Streptomyces peucetius DNA includes these proteins:
- a CDS encoding LysR family transcriptional regulator, whose protein sequence is MVHERSSGPRLSPGGYEEDITLELAPRLAYFAGVARHEHVTRAAQEMGVPQSTLSRAIVRLEADLGVTLFARKGRTVSLTPAGRTFLASVERALAEVERAAESVRADTDPHSGKVAFGFLHTMGSETVPGLIRAFRADHPGIRFTLVQNYGEAMIERLRAGELDLCLTSPVPDAPDLVARRLDEQRLRLVVPDDHRLAGRRRVRLAEAADETFVTLEPGYGLRRITDDLCAQAGFSPRVAFEGEEAETLRGLVAAGLGVALLPPPAVARPGVVELTVTAPRAAREIGVAWLDGHPDTPPVAEFKRFLLSRRGRLLPD, encoded by the coding sequence ATGGTGCATGAACGCAGCTCAGGGCCTCGGCTGTCACCGGGTGGTTACGAAGAAGACATCACGCTGGAGCTTGCGCCCCGCCTCGCGTACTTCGCGGGAGTGGCCCGTCATGAGCATGTGACGCGCGCGGCGCAGGAGATGGGCGTCCCGCAGTCGACGCTGTCGCGGGCGATCGTCCGCCTCGAAGCGGACCTGGGCGTCACGCTGTTCGCCCGCAAGGGCCGCACGGTCTCGCTCACCCCCGCCGGCCGGACGTTCCTCGCCTCGGTCGAACGGGCGCTGGCGGAGGTGGAGCGGGCCGCCGAGTCCGTACGTGCCGACACCGATCCGCACTCGGGCAAGGTCGCGTTCGGCTTTCTGCACACCATGGGCTCGGAGACGGTGCCCGGTCTGATCCGTGCGTTCCGCGCGGACCACCCGGGCATCCGCTTCACCCTCGTCCAGAACTACGGCGAGGCGATGATCGAACGGCTCCGGGCGGGCGAGCTGGACCTGTGTCTCACCTCGCCCGTGCCCGACGCCCCCGACCTGGTCGCGCGCCGGCTCGACGAACAGCGGCTGCGGCTGGTCGTCCCCGACGACCACCGGCTCGCGGGCCGCAGACGCGTCCGCCTCGCGGAGGCGGCCGACGAGACCTTCGTGACCCTCGAACCCGGCTACGGTCTCCGGCGGATCACCGACGACCTGTGCGCCCAGGCGGGCTTCAGCCCGCGCGTCGCCTTCGAGGGCGAGGAGGCGGAAACGCTGCGCGGGCTGGTGGCGGCGGGTCTGGGGGTGGCCCTGCTGCCGCCGCCGGCCGTCGCACGGCCGGGGGTGGTGGAACTGACGGTGACGGCACCCAGGGCGGCCCGCGAGATCGGCGTGGCCTGGCTCGACGGCCACCCGGACACGCCACCGGTCGCGGAGTTCAAACGCTTCCTCCTGTCCCGGCGCGGCCGCCTCCTGCCGGACTGA
- a CDS encoding alpha/beta hydrolase, protein MGHHALPRWWGRPAAAAGGASAHGGTTVAHVARAGRTPPQAKLGSLPRRSSARGDGVDPAVAGVVVLLPDGEPQSPRRASALSYAAALPLGRTLARAGRDDGLTVHSVRYRGRGWNGADAQLATDAAWAVEEVVRRYGDVPVCLAGHGMGGRAALRAAGHPAVNSVLALAPWLPEDDMAAEPEPVEQLADRRVLIVHGTNDARTDPELSYRLAERAKKSHRDICRFEVHSDGHALRQYQEEVHALAVDFVRGSLFTGSYARPLADALAAPPPLGLRMPLAAGFGRSLRG, encoded by the coding sequence ATGGGACACCACGCACTGCCCCGGTGGTGGGGGCGTCCGGCCGCTGCGGCCGGAGGGGCGAGCGCCCACGGTGGGACGACGGTCGCACACGTGGCACGGGCGGGGCGGACACCGCCCCAGGCGAAGCTGGGCAGTCTGCCGCGGCGTTCCTCGGCCAGGGGCGACGGGGTCGACCCCGCGGTGGCCGGTGTGGTGGTGCTGCTGCCGGACGGTGAGCCCCAGTCGCCGCGCAGGGCCTCGGCCCTGTCGTACGCCGCGGCGCTGCCGCTCGGACGCACGCTGGCCAGGGCGGGACGCGACGACGGGCTGACCGTGCACAGCGTCCGCTACCGCGGCCGGGGCTGGAACGGCGCCGACGCGCAGCTCGCCACGGACGCGGCCTGGGCGGTCGAGGAGGTCGTACGCCGTTACGGCGACGTGCCCGTGTGTCTGGCCGGCCACGGCATGGGCGGACGGGCCGCACTGCGCGCGGCGGGGCATCCCGCGGTCAACTCGGTGCTGGCGCTGGCCCCTTGGCTGCCGGAGGACGACATGGCGGCGGAACCCGAGCCGGTGGAGCAGCTGGCGGACCGGCGGGTGCTCATCGTGCACGGCACCAACGACGCCCGCACGGACCCGGAACTCTCCTACCGGCTCGCCGAACGCGCCAAGAAGTCCCACCGTGACATCTGCCGCTTCGAGGTGCACTCGGACGGGCACGCGCTGCGCCAGTACCAGGAGGAAGTGCACGCGCTGGCCGTCGACTTCGTGCGCGGCTCGCTCTTCACGGGCAGCTACGCGCGCCCGCTCGCGGACGCGCTGGCGGCGCCGCCGCCGCTCGGCCTGCGGATGCCGCTGGCGGCCGGCTTCGGGCGGTCGCTGCGCGGCTGA
- a CDS encoding sigma-70 family RNA polymerase sigma factor — translation MSDLVTTQDLESRLERHRRELTGYCYRMLGSSFEAEDAVQDTMVRAWRSFDKFEGRSSLRSWLYRIATNVCLDMLNAGNRRARPMDLSGPTPVAQAQLNARPEITWLEPVPDGRVLPSVADPAETAVERETIRLAFLAALQHLPPKQRAVLILREVLAWKASEVAELLDTTVASVNSALQRARATLAEQRPTSSDAADPLDEEQQDLLNRYVAAFEGYDMKALTALLHEDATMSMPPYDLWLRGHDDIVGWMLGVGDVCRGSKLVPTVANGAPAFAHYHPSADGEGYEPWALIVLELSDGKVGGMDFFLDTKRWYPLFDLPARLDKEGAPMIDQ, via the coding sequence ATGAGTGACCTCGTGACGACGCAGGACCTGGAATCGCGGCTGGAGCGGCACCGAAGAGAGCTGACCGGCTACTGCTATCGGATGCTCGGCTCGTCCTTCGAGGCGGAGGACGCGGTCCAGGACACGATGGTCCGGGCGTGGCGCAGCTTCGACAAGTTCGAGGGCCGTTCCTCGCTGCGCTCATGGCTGTACCGGATCGCGACGAACGTGTGCCTCGACATGCTGAACGCGGGCAATCGCCGCGCCCGGCCGATGGATCTGTCCGGCCCGACGCCGGTCGCCCAGGCCCAGCTCAACGCCCGCCCGGAGATCACCTGGCTGGAGCCGGTGCCGGACGGGCGGGTGCTGCCGTCGGTGGCGGACCCTGCGGAGACGGCGGTGGAGCGGGAGACGATCCGGCTCGCCTTCCTCGCCGCGCTGCAGCATCTGCCGCCCAAGCAGCGGGCCGTGCTGATCCTGCGCGAGGTGCTGGCCTGGAAGGCGAGCGAGGTCGCCGAGCTCCTCGACACCACGGTCGCCTCGGTCAACAGCGCCCTCCAGCGGGCCAGGGCGACCCTCGCCGAGCAGCGGCCCACCTCCTCGGACGCGGCCGACCCGCTCGACGAGGAGCAGCAGGACCTGCTGAACCGCTATGTCGCGGCCTTCGAGGGATACGACATGAAGGCGCTGACGGCGCTCCTCCACGAGGACGCGACGATGTCCATGCCGCCGTATGACCTGTGGCTGCGCGGGCACGACGACATCGTGGGCTGGATGCTCGGCGTCGGCGACGTCTGCCGGGGCTCGAAGCTGGTGCCGACCGTGGCTAACGGCGCCCCGGCCTTCGCCCACTACCACCCGTCGGCGGACGGCGAGGGGTACGAGCCGTGGGCGCTGATCGTCCTCGAGCTCTCCGACGGCAAGGTCGGCGGGATGGACTTCTTCCTGGACACCAAGCGCTGGTATCCGCTGTTCGACCTGCCGGCGCGGCTGGACAAGGAGGGCGCACCGATGATCGACCAGTAG
- a CDS encoding LxmA leader domain family RiPP: MQKNDTVDIMELVGGFESYAEAAELNFEASADAPAITPTLTTIAYTKVSVASVSASVKWGC; this comes from the coding sequence GTGCAGAAGAACGACACGGTCGACATCATGGAGCTCGTCGGTGGCTTCGAGTCCTACGCCGAGGCCGCCGAGCTGAACTTCGAGGCGTCGGCCGACGCCCCGGCGATCACGCCGACCCTCACCACCATCGCCTACACCAAGGTGAGCGTCGCCAGCGTCTCGGCGTCGGTCAAGTGGGGCTGCTGA
- a CDS encoding aldo/keto reductase, which translates to MKYRTIGTDPRTRREVSVLALGAMLFGTLTDEKTSFAVLDRYVEAGGTFIDTSDNYAYWVDGGLGGQSEALLGRWRKSRGIGDEIVIATKLGAEPLAPGTGYVDNGEGLSAKAIRVAADRSRERLGVDRLDMLYAHIEDRSVALEETVGAFGELVAEGAVGLLGASNHAIWRVERARALAAAAGLAGYEVLQYQHSHLRPRMDVPTDFFRDGSLGHAGAELLSYLRAEPGLTLVAYSPLLAGAYVREDKPLPPDYDHPGTPARLAVLREVAQETGASVNQVVLAWQIGGPLPVIPLAGASSVAQLNENLAAVDLELTPEQRSRLDAAH; encoded by the coding sequence ATGAAGTACCGCACCATCGGCACCGACCCGCGGACCCGGCGCGAGGTCAGCGTGCTGGCCCTCGGCGCCATGCTTTTCGGCACCCTGACCGACGAGAAGACCTCGTTCGCCGTCCTGGACCGGTATGTGGAGGCGGGCGGCACGTTCATCGACACCTCCGACAACTACGCCTACTGGGTCGACGGCGGCCTCGGCGGCCAGAGCGAGGCACTGCTCGGCCGGTGGCGGAAGAGCCGCGGCATCGGCGACGAGATCGTCATCGCGACCAAGCTGGGCGCGGAGCCGCTGGCCCCCGGCACGGGTTACGTCGACAACGGGGAGGGCCTGTCGGCCAAGGCCATCCGCGTGGCCGCCGACCGCAGCCGCGAGCGGCTGGGGGTCGACAGGCTGGACATGCTGTACGCGCACATCGAGGACCGGTCCGTCGCCCTGGAGGAGACGGTCGGCGCGTTCGGCGAGCTCGTGGCGGAGGGGGCGGTGGGGCTGCTCGGGGCGAGCAACCACGCGATCTGGCGGGTCGAACGCGCCCGCGCCCTGGCCGCGGCGGCCGGGCTGGCCGGCTACGAGGTCCTGCAGTACCAGCACAGCCATCTGCGGCCGCGCATGGACGTCCCCACGGACTTCTTCCGGGACGGCAGCCTCGGACACGCGGGCGCGGAGCTGCTGAGCTATCTGCGCGCCGAGCCCGGGCTCACCCTGGTCGCGTACTCGCCGCTGCTCGCCGGCGCGTACGTCCGTGAGGACAAGCCGCTGCCGCCGGACTACGACCACCCGGGCACGCCCGCCCGGCTGGCGGTGCTGCGCGAGGTCGCGCAGGAGACCGGGGCGAGCGTGAACCAGGTGGTACTGGCCTGGCAGATCGGCGGCCCGCTCCCGGTGATCCCCCTGGCGGGGGCGTCCTCGGTGGCGCAGCTGAACGAGAACCTGGCGGCGGTCGACCTGGAGCTGACGCCCGAGCAGCGATCACGCCTCGACGCGGCACACTGA
- a CDS encoding MFS transporter, with protein MPPASTKASTTVGAAPSSPELLSPGAPGYRRMSFALFAAGMATFALLYSTQALLPAVSADFGVTAGTASWTVSAATGALALCVLPLSTLSERYGRTTVMNVSLAVAVVVGLLVPFAPNVESLVALRAVQGAALAGLPASAMAFLAEEVRPKALVGAIGLFVAGNSIGGMSGRIVTGWVAQAFGWRAGLAAVGVMALLCALVFRALLPKARHFTPGTLNPRTLAKTVRGHLADPLLLRLYAIGALFMTVFGAVYTVIGYRLAEAPFSLPQGVIGSIFLVYLVGTVSSAAAGGLVARMGRRGALYLAVTTTTAGLLLSLADTLASVLLGLVLITAGFFAGHAVASSSVSRTATTGRAQASALYQSAYYLGSSAGGTLGAVAFHAGGWSGTVLLGLLAVLGVVSITLYGTHAARTQARLVPAGAGH; from the coding sequence ATGCCTCCTGCCAGTACCAAGGCGTCCACCACCGTGGGCGCCGCCCCGTCGTCCCCCGAACTCCTCTCCCCCGGCGCGCCCGGCTACCGCCGCATGAGCTTCGCGCTCTTCGCCGCCGGAATGGCGACCTTCGCCCTCCTCTACTCCACGCAGGCACTGCTGCCGGCCGTCTCCGCCGACTTCGGCGTCACCGCGGGCACCGCCAGCTGGACGGTCTCCGCCGCGACGGGCGCGCTGGCTCTGTGCGTACTGCCGCTCAGCACGCTGTCCGAGCGCTACGGGCGGACCACCGTCATGAACGTGTCCCTCGCCGTCGCGGTCGTGGTGGGCCTGCTCGTGCCGTTCGCACCGAACGTCGAGTCGCTGGTGGCGCTGCGCGCCGTACAGGGCGCGGCGCTGGCCGGGCTGCCGGCGTCGGCGATGGCGTTCCTCGCGGAGGAGGTCAGGCCAAAGGCCCTGGTCGGCGCGATCGGTCTGTTCGTGGCGGGCAACAGCATCGGAGGCATGAGCGGCCGGATCGTCACCGGCTGGGTGGCGCAGGCCTTCGGCTGGCGGGCCGGGCTCGCCGCGGTCGGTGTGATGGCGCTGCTCTGCGCGCTCGTCTTCCGCGCGCTGCTGCCGAAGGCGCGGCACTTCACGCCCGGCACGCTGAACCCGCGCACCCTGGCGAAGACGGTCCGGGGCCATCTCGCCGATCCGCTGCTGCTGCGGCTGTACGCGATCGGCGCACTGTTCATGACCGTCTTCGGAGCCGTCTACACGGTGATCGGATACCGCCTGGCCGAGGCGCCGTTCAGCCTGCCCCAGGGCGTGATCGGCTCCATCTTCCTGGTGTACCTCGTCGGTACGGTCTCCTCCGCGGCGGCCGGCGGGCTGGTCGCCCGCATGGGCCGCAGGGGCGCGCTGTACCTGGCCGTGACGACGACCACCGCGGGTCTGCTGCTGTCCCTCGCGGACACGCTGGCGTCGGTGCTGCTCGGCCTCGTCCTGATCACCGCCGGTTTCTTCGCGGGCCACGCGGTGGCCTCGTCCTCGGTGAGCCGTACGGCGACGACGGGCCGCGCCCAGGCGTCGGCGCTCTACCAGTCCGCGTACTACCTCGGCAGCAGCGCCGGCGGCACGCTCGGCGCGGTCGCCTTCCACGCCGGCGGCTGGAGCGGCACGGTCCTGCTGGGACTGCTGGCGGTCCTCGGGGTCGTGTCGATCACGCTGTACGGGACGCACGCGGCGCGGACGCAGGCACGGCTGGTACCGGCGGGCGCGGGACACTGA
- a CDS encoding insulinase family protein: MTRSLVPAPPRKHVLGNGLRILVDTVPGEPLTAVAVHYGAGFRSEPRGRAGLAHLVEHMMFEGSERHPDRAYFADLLASGGSATGTTHQDYTDYVHVVPAHALEDALVAEADRMRAPLFTTRGFAEQLAGVEAEIRAAVYGARLGGLPWQVLPGVLYDRWANSHDGYGALETLAELTPDDCAGFFRDHYTPANAVVTVSGGGEPDHVAGLVARHFGEIPVRSAPAARPVLTEPPLAEDRVAVRPTATRDGALSLGYRLPDPAADLDGYLAHLVLARLLTAPPRNAGCGFFRPFDAVDPDTLVVGLAMPADGMAAALSGFDAALRGIADGAYGEEAVRRTTGRLAAEHIRDHHGPAARAAALGRLELLFGRAVLVDELPGRIRAVGAERVGAAAARLLTAHRAVLAAVPVRAAAGPQGQPAGSPREAEPMETGPAESGLRPAGPAAVDPAPAEGHVDTDRAQAEGRTDNRTETEGRTDSERAAAGEPVTADRPVARSDDAATRGRPPAEACAASGGDRACSDGPSAAPPHPAGTRRRPRRAGLRLPGLVESGGPGEARVVAVRDSRAPVVEFRLRLPTPPGTPPARQEHLCQVVADRWDAQWGRRTTTGGRTVRTEAGTVVVDAWFPAPGPDPVLLAGLLAAAPTAAEWERAAPRARARVAACAGDPWWLADQAVRQRLALGAAAHAGAVTVVAVGDLDPERWVQAATGALRPLTIRLPDRTEESAPAEGLALLRLPPAQQTPAVAHVVWATPEPPRAVPLAARWLATAVVGGGQPGARLTGLRTPGAPHGFTAYAGRFPGLGPGDGALVQVGAQLPPQDAVLGAGLVRDALRRIGEAPPVGADVDAARRYCAGQLALVRGTQSELADQVGAWVATGARAAELDGFTDALHEVAVDDVVRDCAALFAHPAYAGVLVGAAADPAEDTP; encoded by the coding sequence ATGACCCGCTCGCTCGTGCCTGCGCCTCCGCGGAAGCACGTTCTCGGCAACGGTCTGCGGATCCTGGTCGACACGGTGCCGGGCGAACCGCTGACCGCCGTCGCCGTTCACTACGGCGCCGGGTTCCGCTCGGAGCCGCGGGGCCGGGCCGGACTTGCCCATCTCGTCGAGCACATGATGTTCGAGGGAAGCGAACGGCACCCTGACCGCGCCTACTTCGCGGATCTCCTCGCCTCCGGTGGCTCCGCCACCGGAACCACGCACCAGGACTACACGGACTACGTCCACGTCGTGCCCGCCCACGCGCTGGAGGACGCCCTCGTCGCCGAGGCCGACCGGATGCGCGCCCCGCTGTTCACTACGCGGGGATTCGCGGAGCAACTCGCCGGTGTGGAGGCAGAGATCAGGGCCGCCGTGTACGGCGCGCGCCTCGGTGGGCTGCCCTGGCAGGTGCTGCCCGGCGTGCTGTACGACCGCTGGGCCAACTCCCACGACGGCTACGGCGCCCTGGAGACCCTGGCCGAACTCACACCCGACGACTGTGCCGGCTTCTTCCGCGACCACTACACCCCGGCCAACGCCGTCGTCACCGTATCCGGGGGTGGCGAACCCGACCACGTCGCCGGCCTCGTCGCCCGGCACTTCGGCGAGATTCCGGTCCGCTCCGCACCGGCCGCGCGTCCCGTCCTCACCGAGCCCCCGCTCGCCGAGGACCGGGTGGCCGTACGGCCGACCGCGACGCGCGATGGAGCCCTGTCGCTGGGGTACCGGTTGCCCGATCCCGCCGCCGATCTCGACGGCTATCTCGCTCACCTCGTGCTGGCCCGGCTGCTCACCGCACCGCCGCGGAATGCGGGCTGCGGCTTCTTCAGGCCGTTCGACGCCGTGGACCCGGACACCCTTGTCGTGGGCCTGGCCATGCCCGCGGACGGGATGGCAGCCGCTCTCAGCGGGTTCGACGCGGCGCTGCGGGGCATCGCCGATGGCGCCTACGGCGAGGAGGCGGTGCGCCGGACGACCGGGCGCCTCGCCGCCGAGCACATCCGCGACCACCACGGCCCTGCTGCGCGGGCGGCGGCGCTGGGACGGCTGGAGCTCCTGTTCGGCCGCGCGGTGCTCGTCGACGAACTGCCGGGCCGCATCCGTGCCGTGGGCGCGGAGCGCGTCGGCGCGGCGGCCGCGAGACTGCTGACCGCCCACCGCGCGGTCTTGGCCGCCGTGCCGGTCCGCGCCGCAGCTGGGCCCCAGGGACAGCCCGCCGGCTCTCCCAGGGAAGCCGAGCCTATGGAAACGGGGCCTGCGGAATCCGGGCTCCGGCCTGCCGGGCCTGCAGCCGTCGACCCCGCACCGGCCGAAGGGCACGTGGACACCGACCGGGCACAGGCCGAAGGACGCACGGACAACCGCACAGAGACCGAAGGACGCACGGACAGTGAACGCGCAGCAGCCGGAGAGCCTGTGACCGCGGATCGGCCGGTGGCCCGTTCGGACGACGCAGCCACGCGGGGCCGGCCACCTGCGGAAGCCTGCGCAGCATCCGGCGGCGACCGTGCCTGCTCCGACGGACCGTCCGCCGCGCCCCCGCATCCCGCCGGAACCCGGCGCCGACCCCGACGGGCGGGGCTTCGGCTGCCCGGGCTCGTCGAGAGCGGCGGGCCCGGTGAGGCGAGGGTCGTCGCCGTGCGCGACAGCCGGGCGCCGGTCGTCGAGTTCCGCCTGCGGCTCCCCACGCCCCCCGGCACGCCCCCGGCCCGGCAGGAGCATCTGTGTCAGGTCGTCGCGGACCGGTGGGACGCCCAGTGGGGCAGGCGGACCACGACCGGCGGTCGTACCGTGCGGACCGAGGCCGGGACCGTCGTGGTCGACGCCTGGTTCCCCGCCCCCGGCCCGGACCCGGTGCTCCTCGCCGGCCTGCTGGCCGCCGCGCCGACCGCCGCGGAGTGGGAACGGGCCGCGCCACGGGCCCGCGCCCGTGTCGCGGCCTGCGCGGGCGACCCGTGGTGGCTGGCCGACCAGGCCGTTCGGCAGCGTCTCGCTCTTGGCGCCGCTGCGCACGCCGGCGCTGTCACCGTCGTCGCCGTCGGTGACCTCGACCCCGAGCGCTGGGTTCAGGCGGCGACCGGTGCCCTGCGCCCGCTGACCATCCGGCTGCCGGACCGCACCGAGGAGTCCGCGCCGGCCGAGGGCCTTGCGCTGCTGCGTCTGCCCCCGGCGCAGCAGACGCCCGCAGTCGCCCATGTCGTGTGGGCGACACCGGAGCCGCCACGAGCCGTGCCGCTCGCCGCCCGCTGGCTGGCCACGGCCGTGGTCGGCGGCGGCCAGCCGGGCGCGCGGCTCACCGGGCTGCGCACACCGGGCGCCCCGCACGGCTTCACCGCGTACGCGGGCCGCTTTCCCGGGCTGGGGCCCGGCGACGGCGCGCTCGTCCAAGTGGGGGCCCAACTTCCGCCCCAGGACGCCGTCCTGGGCGCCGGCCTGGTCCGCGACGCCCTGCGCCGGATCGGTGAGGCGCCTCCGGTGGGCGCCGATGTGGACGCTGCCCGACGCTACTGCGCCGGACAGCTCGCTCTGGTGCGCGGCACCCAGAGCGAGCTCGCCGACCAGGTCGGGGCTTGGGTCGCGACCGGCGCCCGGGCCGCCGAGCTCGACGGCTTCACCGACGCCCTCCACGAGGTCGCGGTCGACGACGTCGTCCGTGACTGTGCAGCACTGTTCGCCCATCCCGCCTACGCCGGAGTACTCGTCGGCGCGGCGGCAGACCCGGCAGAGGACACGCCGTGA
- a CDS encoding helix-turn-helix domain-containing protein, which translates to MTERERQVLTLLGQGLANRLIARRLGIVERTAKAHVSSIVEKLGVSSRLEAGLMAHLHHKLLCPAGHCPEGHLTNDQ; encoded by the coding sequence CTGACGGAGCGTGAACGGCAGGTTCTCACCCTGCTCGGCCAGGGACTGGCCAACCGACTGATCGCCAGACGACTCGGAATCGTCGAACGCACGGCAAAGGCCCATGTGTCGAGCATTGTCGAGAAGCTCGGGGTGAGTTCTCGGCTGGAGGCCGGACTGATGGCTCACCTCCACCACAAGTTGCTGTGCCCCGCGGGCCATTGTCCCGAAGGACACCTCACCAACGACCAATAG
- a CDS encoding flavoprotein, translating into MTERTANTTAAGPAGDPHRPTPPGLALGFTRLLLVGTGAVCVSTLPEQIARIRATCPALEIQTVLTRSALRFVTRETLNLLTGRRTVIDAWPDEPVLRAPHVDLTAWAEAVLVHPSTFSYTARLALGLANSPSLLTAQCTAAPVGVAPALPPGGVESHAYRAHAASLAARPNYVVAPPVPALSLTTGRMDSWAPAELPDLLEQVAQLRRRLVAGAAGAATDVPGGSPE; encoded by the coding sequence GTGACCGAACGGACAGCGAACACCACGGCAGCCGGGCCCGCCGGGGACCCGCATCGGCCGACGCCGCCTGGGCTCGCACTCGGGTTCACCCGCCTCCTCCTCGTGGGCACCGGTGCGGTCTGCGTTTCCACGCTGCCCGAGCAGATCGCGCGCATACGCGCCACCTGTCCCGCCTTGGAGATCCAGACGGTACTGACCCGCAGCGCCCTGCGTTTCGTCACCCGCGAGACGCTCAACCTGCTGACAGGGCGCCGGACCGTCATCGACGCGTGGCCGGACGAGCCGGTCCTGCGTGCCCCCCATGTCGACCTGACCGCCTGGGCGGAGGCCGTCCTCGTCCACCCCTCGACGTTCTCCTACACAGCCCGGCTGGCCCTCGGCCTGGCCAACAGCCCCTCGCTGCTGACAGCGCAGTGCACCGCCGCACCTGTCGGTGTCGCGCCGGCACTGCCGCCGGGCGGCGTCGAGAGTCACGCCTACCGCGCCCACGCCGCATCCCTGGCGGCCAGGCCCAACTACGTCGTCGCGCCCCCGGTCCCCGCGCTCAGTTTGACGACCGGTCGCATGGACAGCTGGGCTCCCGCGGAGCTGCCGGACCTCCTCGAGCAGGTCGCTCAGCTGCGCCGCCGACTCGTCGCAGGCGCCGCCGGGGCGGCGACAGACGTCCCAGGAGGGAGCCCGGAATGA
- a CDS encoding LLM class flavin-dependent oxidoreductase: MSRSVSVLLPIVPTRAEQAAPFAAFVQWRGARALWQGQALLNEQHQIMAQLSGLGMRVPFGLGVSLMPLRHPVQAAIEARTLAAASGHPVTAGFGPGARVFQRMALGAPYASPLTACREYLTVVRTLLDGREIDQSGEYFSYTGSLPASPAPPVEVGLGVLRPGMARLAGEVADVAITWLTPPSYVRDVIVPALTEGARAADRPVPRVVSVVAMAAATGSRVPKEAVAAGSSGHFAMPHYQDMLERAGVGVVPEDPVATADALIAARGALTGSTDDIRAGITAYHEAGADEVVVNGAGVALTEGPRAVLRDLEPLFDGNGW; this comes from the coding sequence ATGAGCCGAAGTGTCTCTGTCCTTCTGCCGATCGTCCCCACCCGTGCCGAACAGGCGGCCCCTTTCGCCGCGTTCGTGCAATGGCGCGGCGCACGCGCTCTCTGGCAGGGCCAGGCGCTTCTCAATGAACAGCACCAGATCATGGCGCAATTGAGCGGCCTCGGAATGCGGGTGCCTTTCGGACTCGGTGTCTCCTTGATGCCGCTGCGTCATCCCGTCCAGGCGGCCATCGAGGCCCGTACGCTCGCAGCCGCCTCCGGACATCCGGTCACCGCCGGATTCGGGCCGGGTGCCCGCGTTTTCCAGCGGATGGCGCTCGGCGCTCCTTACGCGAGCCCGCTCACTGCCTGCCGCGAATACCTGACCGTTGTCCGCACACTTCTCGACGGCCGGGAGATCGATCAGTCCGGCGAATACTTCTCCTACACCGGTTCCCTTCCCGCCTCGCCCGCCCCGCCCGTCGAGGTGGGGCTCGGAGTGCTGCGCCCGGGAATGGCCAGGCTCGCCGGTGAGGTGGCGGACGTGGCGATCACCTGGCTGACTCCGCCGTCGTACGTGCGCGATGTCATCGTCCCGGCACTCACCGAGGGCGCGCGGGCCGCCGACCGCCCAGTGCCGCGCGTCGTCTCGGTCGTCGCCATGGCAGCCGCGACAGGCTCCCGCGTGCCCAAGGAAGCGGTGGCCGCCGGGAGCTCCGGGCACTTCGCCATGCCTCACTACCAGGACATGCTCGAACGCGCCGGCGTGGGCGTGGTTCCCGAGGATCCCGTGGCAACGGCCGATGCGCTGATCGCCGCACGCGGAGCGCTGACCGGCAGCACGGACGACATCCGCGCGGGCATCACCGCGTACCACGAGGCTGGTGCCGACGAGGTCGTCGTCAACGGCGCCGGTGTGGCGCTGACCGAGGGCCCGCGCGCCGTCCTGCGCGACCTCGAGCCGCTGTTCGACGGAAACGGCTGGTAG